In Pieris brassicae chromosome 8, ilPieBrab1.1, whole genome shotgun sequence, the DNA window GACTGGAGCAGAGAACTGAACCAGACATTGTCTGAGGCGGGCGGGGCCCGCGTTGACGAGGTGGGAATACTTTACCGGCGTCCCTCACGCTGTGCCGGTCGTCCCGGATCGAGTCCGAGAGCGCGTCCAGTTCCGCGTACTGCTGCTCCCCGTCGGCCTCTTCGGCACTGTTGAGCAGCCGCAGCAGCTCTTTGCCCGTGGCCAACGCCGCCTGAACGCGACGATCACGATTACCTCGCGCTACGCGACAACTACTCCCAGATTGTGGAGCACTAATTAACAATTCGGTCTTTCTTCTTCAGTCTTTATTAAGGTCTTCAATTTAGAGAAATGGAATGTCACGCGATGAGACCGCGTACGAGTGTTTGTTTTTCTTCCTTGATCACAATATTACGAGACGAACGCCGATGCGAGCACTCACCTCGCCTCCCTCCCAGAGCAGCTGCAGAGCGGCCAGGGTCCAGAGGGGCCACTCGGCCGTGGGGTAGTGGTGCCTGGCCAGGCGAGCGGCGTGCAGGGCCCTGGAACCCCTGGGGCCGGCCGCCGCGCAGGACCACAGCGACGCCGCCAGGCGCAGGCCGCCGCCGCACTCGGCGCGGCACGAGAGACAGGCGCGGGTGGCGTCCTACAACGGAAGTTTCGTTGACGAGGCGGAGAGGCGGGGGCGAAGCGTCGCCGGTCGGCGGTCTCACCATGGCCTCGTTGAGCATGCCCTGGTGCACGTACTGCAGGGCGAGGTGGTAGAAGGCGAGGTGGTCGTTGTCGTCGAGCCGCACGCTCTGGACCAGGTACTTCAGGCACACCTCGTTCTCCGCGTCTTTTTCGATGCGACTGTTCGTTTTCTGCAAACGCCGTTTACGCTTTAGCTTCGTGACGCGGTCGAGGAACGCTTCGAATCGAAGGCGCGGAGGGCGCGATCACCTGCGCCTTCATCTGGTGCCCGATGGCGCAGTGCAGGTAGCAGCGCGCCAGCCGCGGGGCCGGGGTGTCGGGGCGGGCCCGCGCCGCGCTCAGCGCCTGCTCGGCCAGCTCGATGCCCTCCTCTATCTGCAAACGAGCATCGGTCACCGGCGTTCGCTCTCGACGAGCGGACGCCGACGCGAGGGGGCCACTCACCCATCCCGCCCCGAAGGCGGTGACGGCGGCCACCAGCCTCAGAGGCGCGTCGTGAGGCACCAGAGGCGCCGCGCGACGGGCGACGCTCACGGCCCGCACGTGCGCGTTCCACGACGGACTACCTGTGGACAGACCGTCCCTGTAGGCCCCGACCTCTAACGCGACGCCCGATCGACGCGAACCTCACCTTGCTTCGGCGGCGGACGAGCCGGCAGCGCCGGGCCGGGCTCGCGCCCGGACGCGGCGGCCGTGGCGAGCGCTCGCTGCCGCCAGATGTGGCCGCACCCGAACGAGAACTTCATCGCGCGCTCCAACGACTGCAATTGTGATAAATGAGAGGATGCCGGACGTCGTTTTCGAGCCGTCGGATGCGATCGGTCACCTCCAGCAGCAGCGGCAGCTGTCCCCAACGCGTGACGGCGACTGCCAGGAGGTCGACGAGCGCCACGGCGTTGTGCAGGGAGTGGGCTCGGGCGGCCTCGAACTCCGCGCTCTGCGAGAGGACGGCGTCCCTCACGGCCATGGCCTCCCCCACCACCAGCGACAGCACCACCTCCTCGTGCACGTTGCGGGGCACGAACTGCTCGCGAACATCGCTTTAGACAGAGATCTCCAATCGAACGAACCGAATGCGGGAGAACTGCGAATACCTGGTTGATGGCGGCATACTTCTTGGGTTTCCAAGGTCCGTCCGAGACTTGTTCCTCTCTGCGCCGGCCCAGAGTTCCGCCGATCGGCGGCGACACGCCTCGCGGCGCTTTGTAGACCTGCGGAGACGGTATTCGTACATTTGGTGCGCCCGCCCGACGCCGACTGTCATCGGATAACGAACCGACCTGTCCCGTGACGCCTCTCATGAGCACCTCGGCCAGCTGTCGGGCCAACGTCAAACGTAAGGCCTGCGTGGCCACGGACTCCACCGCCGTCAGCATTTCCCGATACCTTCGAATCATAAGCAAAGAGGGACGTAGAGAGCGAAAGAGAGGTCTGAAAGAACTGTCCCAGAACCGTAAAACACGAGCTCATAAttacgtttaataaatataataataataattgttaattttcaataaatatgttcTTTATCACTTTCGTAGAAACCTGACGTAAACCTTTTAAGTCATAAAAGTCATACGAAGTTCTGTCataaatggaaataatgataaaaaacaaaagtacttATCAGTTTTTAATGAGTGAGATATCAATTTATAGTACATTAGTTAAGGAATAGAAATAGCATGAAATATTCgcttctatttttaatacaggcCCTGAAGCGCCACTGCCAGTCTTCTATCGCAGCGCGCACAACATTCATGTCAATTTCAGTGACTGCTTTCTTTAAAGATGAATTCGGACTCTTTGTTccccaaaataatggaatccatctattattaatagccagctcttgaggtattagcgattatcagtatggctttcgtcgtggtcgttcggctggtgaccttctagtataccttacacatagatgtGCAGAGGCAATTGGGGGAGGCGCTAGCGGTAAGATTGGACAAAGCGAAGGCCTTCGctcgggtgtggcacagagaACTGCTCTCGAAGATTTCAGCCTATGGgcttcccgagaaattatgcgatctccagctttctggccgatcggagcatcaaggtcgtcgtcgacggagcatgttccgaccttaaacccgtgaatgctggggtcccacaaggctgtgttctatccccgaccctgtttcatctgcatatcaatgacatgttgcaacttagcaacattcattgctatgcggacgacagcactggggatactctttacactggccgggcaggtatttctcgggcagttgtcgatgagtaccggaacaaagtTGTgcctgaagtcgaaactctactacgtggagtctcggactggggtagactaaacctagtccaattcaACCCCAAGAaaacacaagtttgcgcgtttttcGCGAAAATAAacaccctttgtcgctactcctcttttcgaaaacactcttcttgaagccacagccagcatcggaatacttggcgttgacgtATCGAACGatgttcagtttcgcggtcatttggagggaaaggctaaattagcctccaaaaaggtCTTGTTGAGCCTTGTGCTTCACTCCGGTGCACGGctccacatggaatactgctCGGGGGCTCCCCaataccagctccttccacttgaccatATTCAACAAAGAGCGGTTccaatcgtcgatgaccaatccttctccgagcggctcgatcctttggcgttgcggaGATGTGTTACCATAGAGAGTgctcagaggagttgttcggattaatacttGAGGCTGAATTTCATCACCGGACATCGAaattcctatatatatatatatgtataaccttctcgtccgtcgttcaaAAAGAGCGGAACaagtcttaaaaggccgacagcgctctggcattgagagtgtccatgggcggtggtatctcttaacatctggtgagcctcctgcacgTATGACCCGtctctataataaaaaataaaaataaaaaaaagattcttcAAATTTTTACGGGGAAAATTATCACAGACCTTCCTCTGTAAGATGGGCCAAATTTTACAGTCCTAAGGATTAAGATCCGGGACTGGAGGAAGGCCAATCCTCATTTCTAATTAAGTCGATGTTTTGACGCTCAAACCAGGCTTGAGTGGTCTCGGCTTTGTGTGCAGGCGCAGTCCTGCTCCCAAACAGACCATTACTGATAATTTACGATGTCGATGTTGCACCCTCGGAACTTTATTTCCAGCTTCTTAAGAACTCCTAGCTTACACACTATCATTCTGTTTATTGTACTTCTGTTCAATATCGAAACATTTTTCGTCCGTAAAGAGGATATCACGGTAAGCCTTATTGCTTTTAGACATTGTTGGACATAGCATTAGGTAAGTGCCCACtgttttttttgcaaaaaaagtcttaatttaaaacctttttttactgtttttccACTGACACCCATCTGCAAAGCCATAGACTTCTGTTTTCGGACAGGATTCCGACAGGATTGTGTTTCTGCGGAGCGTGGCCCGCCAGTTCTGTTCTTGTCCTCAACACTGGAGACATCATTGTACCTATCATTGGTACGGTACACAAACCTATAGATCTCGGCGAATGGCCACAGCGGTGCagttgtgttttgttttaaaacaatagtcaaacattcaaaaatagaatgcaatatttttttttataaaatcatgttcgaaatttaaaaataacgcgCCAGCGACAGAACTTTGGGACCAACTACGCAGTTTGATTGAGTAAAGTTGAATAAAAGGTCATGGAAAACACACACTTGATACATTTGGAAATCTCGTATTTCGTTACCACCACAAATACAGAATAACCTTTACAGGAAATTGTTACGCCTGGCtaacaaactatttaatcaccttctCAGAggttatagatcactgccgtgtgATGCTTTCACGGGGAATGTGATTAAATTTATGCCGGGTCATAATCGTACAAGTCGAGTCTTCTTGAAGATGTTCTCAACATCTTCAAGAAAGACCATTCACCTAGAACGAGGCAAAGTACGCTAATCTTCAATAGAGAGGCGAGTCCGAGTGTGCAAAATACAAGGCCTCGGCTCGTACACAAACTCtgacaacattataaataacacaactaattattatgacattgtgaaaattaatatgaatataatattgtaaatgtacCGTTtcattgcattatttatttatttatttgtacatcACCATTTACAGTTACACTTTCACAGTGCACACAGCTCTCTCACGTTACCTGTCGACGGCGGCGGTGAGTCTTCCGGCCCGAATGTGCAAGAGGGGCGCCCTCTGGAGGGCAGTCTCGAGAGTGGCTCCCGCGCGAGCGGCCGACGCCCTCTGCAGGTACAGCAGCGTCAACTCGGACGCGAGTTCGAAGCTACGAATCTGAAATTTGCCACAATCCGGACGTTAATGAGCATAATGTTTTACAGCTTTACTCTCCTGcaactttatcaaataaagacaaacaaattttaaatgtaataaaacctttttttttttaaatccaatCGTCCTCCAACATTGAGATGTCACATGATTGTATCAAAATTTCATGCAGATTAAATATCTATAGAAATGGTGGCGGCAAAACCGTTCACTATTTGTGCTATACGTAGTTAGAAatgagaaattaattaatgttaattttaagttttttgtttaccATCTCTGCCTCCCATTCGGCTTGTTTAAACTTGCTGGTAGACGACGGTAACACGCTCTGCTCCAAGCATAGCCCTTTAATAGCATAAGACTCAGCTACGATGCGAAGACTTCGACTGAAATAGTTTGATTACTAATTAGGTAATGATCACTAAAGAGAAACATTTTCATCTTAAGAATCTAAGTAGGATGTGATATTGttattcttatatttgttCCTACGCTATCGATAATTACCACATTACATCATGCACCACTTCCTTCATGACCGTGACTCATAATCAAATGTTATCTTAGTAAAAGTTACAAATTCCATGGACAAAATGTACTATGATTATAGTTAGTAGTCTTTACTCTTTTGTGTGTGCTTACATAATCGTggtcaaaaattatttgaaattggcTTTTTTTAGcaaaaattttatagaaaatcaGATCAATATATGCCAGAAAATGAGCATTTCGGaaagaaatattatgacattatcaaatataacaatttttaaataaacatagtacatacatatgacaaaaaaaattcaaaccaTTACAATTAACTTAAAAGCAAAGGCAGatacattattatacaaattgtactttttgtttcatttctaGATACATCTTCTAAATGGCttgataaataacataaacaatattcTAATAAAGTTTGTTAAACTTACACAGGCAATTCTTTCTCAGTCAAAGTGTTTAATTCTGCAAACTTATAGTGTTTTAATGCATCATCATATGATCCACATGCAAAGTGAAGCTTGCCAAGCAACAAATGAGCATCTAATGCAACTCCTGCTTTCTTTCCAGCTTCGTCTGTAGCCAGTGTCAAGTATCCTTTAGGCTCAGACAACTCTCTTTGAGCACGTTCTGTATTGTCCTTGATAGGAGGCCATTCTTCTAGATAGACTTCTAACTTTCCTTCCCCAATCAAGAAGTGTGCAAGGCTCTCTGGAACACCACAATTATCAAATAGTTTAC includes these proteins:
- the LOC123713023 gene encoding tetratricopeptide repeat protein 7B; this translates as MTSRSKNSVRTYETDIEKSREESNWKKAVELAQQLKARSPQHESLAHFLIGEGKLEVYLEEWPPIKDNTERAQRELSEPKGYLTLATDEAGKKAGVALDAHLLLGKLHFACGSYDDALKHYKFAELNTLTEKELPVRSLRIVAESYAIKGLCLEQSVLPSSTSKFKQAEWEAEMIRSFELASELTLLYLQRASAARAGATLETALQRAPLLHIRAGRLTAAVDRYREMLTAVESVATQALRLTLARQLAEVLMRGVTGQVYKAPRGVSPPIGGTLGRRREEQVSDGPWKPKKYAAINQFVPRNVHEEVVLSLVVGEAMAVRDAVLSQSAEFEAARAHSLHNAVALVDLLAVAVTRWGQLPLLLESLERAMKFSFGCGHIWRQRALATAAASGREPGPALPARPPPKQGSPSWNAHVRAVSVARRAAPLVPHDAPLRLVAAVTAFGAGWIEEGIELAEQALSAARARPDTPAPRLARCYLHCAIGHQMKAQKTNSRIEKDAENEVCLKYLVQSVRLDDNDHLAFYHLALQYVHQGMLNEAMDATRACLSCRAECGGGLRLAASLWSCAAAGPRGSRALHAARLARHHYPTAEWPLWTLAALQLLWEGGEAALATGKELLRLLNSAEEADGEQQYAELDALSDSIRDDRHSVRDAASVRAESAGAYRVERALSENASTLSQRARSPLADHRAHAWLLLADLCLRLGRTSAAAGCVSEAAALTPFSHLVLYTRGRVHSACGEWEEARQCYQNALAIHPTHVDTMLQLGGAYYSLGWLRLAERTLREAGALEPGRADTWRRLALVLGALGEPAAAADAAAAALALHPLTPLCPDL